The Ptychodera flava strain L36383 chromosome 3, AS_Pfla_20210202, whole genome shotgun sequence region CAAGGCTAGACCCTGAAGTCATCATCGATATCCTCCTTTTCAAGCTTTCGCCGCTTTTACCAGTCATGTCTTTACAACTAATGACCTTACAACGAAACAATAAGGCATTGAAAAACATTAAATgcagtacattttattgttgccGAAATTTTCTGCTTCAGCCCCGATAATTTCAAATCCGCTAAAGGTAAAGGGATTTAGTAGCTTTTTTTGTGATGGCACTCTTCTAATACAGCATATAAATGAAAAGTTGTCAAACGGTTCCACCATATGGCTGCTTATTTTGCTCttctttgtattttgctttttcatcatcatctgcCTGGCACGCTTGCGCAGCGTCTacagaggaaaaaaaatatGGACTCGTATTAGAAATAGGTAGATTGATGGTGTGGACGTGAATCGAGCTACAACTTTCCACCTGTCTCTTACACTCTCCTTTATATGTTTgagacgtaccattctatttgtaggtggttttaaattttgataaatagcatttgttttggtggcgacagtGTGAAATCAACTCAGAGTGTTCAACTGCTTGTTTGTCTGTCGACAGGCTTCAAATTCAATATCACTGGATAACTCAAAACCTCGAGGACAACTTCAGTTCATTTGTCCGTTactttttttacttcatttcttGGCTTTAAAAATACCTGTATGTTTCATcagctttgaatgaaatcattcCAGAATGCACACTCCTTGGCTTTCAGAGCTCGTTTGGTTTCCATCTTTAGTGACAGGTCTTTGTACTCTAATCCGGGTACTTTGAAGAGTGGCCAGTCTGTTTGCTTCTCATCTTCTGTCAATTGTGCGTCACCATCTGATAAGTTGGGGTTTCTGAAGttgaatgaaaatttttatataaaaaatattttcagaatatttgaGAGGTTAATATAACGAGGCACATATACACGTAGACTGGCCCCAGTCTTGGATTTTGtcggcagcagttactggctagCCAACGCCATCACCCCATGATCTATGCAAAAACATACCactaacgcgacagtctgcAGAAGTTCAATCCTTCAACTTATAAGTTgatgtttatatttatttatttatttatttatttatttatttatttcgaactccaatacagatatgatacagttaaaaaccatatacatccgcacttacaggaggattttagtaaaaaatacaaatatcataatgttacaggacaagaaagcaagttagaacaaatgacatgcacaacaaggataaagtaaaaatttaaaaacaaatgcttttagcttttcttttaaaactcgaaacagaaatgttaaaaattggtagacattgataaaaactattatatagctttggaatgcgattaaaaagtgaattgctagtaaatttaactctaccacaaggttcatgaaatgtccgtttctgtctagttgatcgtccaggaatgtgtaaattaaaaattggttggcaatcaagaaaggcattaattgatttgtgaagaaaaacaagatCAAATAAGTGCGCCTTTTAGACAGCATTGGTAAATTAAACATAACACacagatcatcatatgaataatcatcaaaccttacttttacaagataacacaaatatttaacaaagttaCGCTGTACAGCTTCTAGTTTGTCTTAGTACACTTTGTCAATGCTGTTCCAAACAACTGATGCATACTCGAGTTTAGTTCtaatgaatgttttgtaaaccACGAGCAATGCATCCACTGACAACCGTTTTCCAAACCTTTTTAGCATGCAAAGTAGTCTTCGAGCATCAGTGACAATTGAAACAACGTGAGTTGAAAAAGTTAACTTTGTGTCGAGTGTCACGCCTAGGTCACTGTAACTATAAACAGTCTTCAAGTTGTGAGCAACAATATTATAATCCCTCTCAATTGGCAATCTTTTCAATGAAAGACGAAGTACTACACATTTGGCATAATTAAGGTGCATTTTCCATTTCTCAGACCATGTGGACAAGTAATTGATatcttcttgtaacattgaacagTCATTCACACTACGTATTATCTTAAACAACTTCAGATCGTCTGCATATGTCCAAAGACTCCTGGCAAGTCAAATAGACAGTATACaatacaaacagaaacaaaaaaatacagtattttcaATCTTACCCTGTTTTTGCAAAATTAGTCCAATACTTTATCACCTGTAGAGATAACTTGGCATCATCTTCAGGCATTGTCCAGTTTACCGCACTGTTGAAATGCCAACCGAAGACAAAGGAAATGTCCTCCCCGTGCGTGGCTTTCAACCATTTCACCCGAAACATGGACTTGGCTGGCGTATGGGTCATGTGATACAGGTACACATTAGAGCCGGCCTCCGAGTGCGCACGCGCCGAGAGATCTGCAGGGCACACAAACGTCATGTCGCCAACGATCTGGCTTAGGGCTTCTAAGTAATCGGTTTGGTCAGAGTCTGCTTCTTCCCAGTCGACGTACATGAACTTGACGGCGTCCACGACAGCTGGGTTAGACTTCTTGTGGCGTCCGATCATGGCAGGGTACAATGCTTCATAAAGGTTTCTGTTTAAGAAGACATGAGTGTCATTTCCCAAGTCGGGCATTGCCATAGATATTAACACCCGTCCCTCATCAGCGAGTGTCCCTACCATCAAATCGATTCCTTTTTCGGGAAAGTACCGTCACGAACGATATCCACTGGGGACGCTGACACGAATTTTCCGTCAATGACTACAGGGAAAGGAATGGAGTCAAGATCCTGACCAAACCCAGTGATACTAGCTAGTTGTCCCTGCGTAACAATATTAGGaataataaaacattaaacatcacaaacaaaagataaaaatacatcaaacatcACCAAAGAATTGCAAGAAACTGAGTCGGTTGATATCAGAAGTATATTCAGTATACACCGTTAAAAACACTCTTTATTGGACGCCTCTTGGTAAGAATTGAATCAaaagaacaaaattattttctgcAAGAATTTTGGTGTTGGGAGCGATGGAATTTTTGCAAAGACTGTTCCAGCGTGTACACCTGCGTCACAGGCTGTAGTTGTGTGATGCAAGATGTCGACAACTGCATTTTAGGCCAGCCTATAGTACATtcagttaaaaatatttcatatgatGCATTGTGTTGACAATGTCAACACTTTGGATTTCATTGTGCTTTAAGAACTTAGAAAAGTAACTGTACAATTTTGCTTGACTcaacaggtgccgccaactaagctgttcggtgcaaaaaggtgttcgtgcgaagttttcagtgggcgggccaatttcaaaactaatcagcgggcggggagaaatattgatatttactgtgggcggggaagaaatttcattactttcagcgggcggggagaaaatttttgacagtgggcaccggaaaatacgttgaggaggggaaagcggcgtggttgACAGAACTTGAGGAGAAATTAAcgcgcctaacttagaggggagcaatgttccaagtatACTGCTGACTATTGGCatagttttgtgttgatctgggttgcctagtgggcatctagttggcaatggggaattttagtagtggggagagggcagcggggagcttgaattgttgtggggagcggggagcgggcagactatagatacggagggcagtgggcatcaaaattcagtgggaaggCACATTTTAACTGtataccagtgggagggcagttacgaacagctctcacttcccctccaaattttaggtcaaagtcaaaaataagaaaaatcggtatatcagctttcaaaacatgttttctgatgattttgcgaaattcatgaaatttaccagttggcggcacctgactCAAACCCTTAAAATACTACCAATAGTTGCGGCCATTGTCTCACTTGCTTGACGATTCCTTGCACATTACAGAAATACTGTGCAGTATATTATCTGGGTGTACCAtgtacgtctgtctgtctgtctgtctgtctgtctgtctgtctgtctgtctgtctgtctgtctgtctgtctgtctgtctgtctgtctgtctgtctgtctgtctgtctgtctgtgtatgtatgtgtgtgtgcgtgcctgCGTGCACGTTGactgcgtatgtatgtatgtgtatgtatgtatgtatgtatgtatgtatgtatgtatgtatgtatgtatgtatgtatgtatgtatgtatgtatgtatgtatgtatgtatgtatgtatgtatgtatgtatgtatgtatgtatgtatgtatgtatgtatgtatgtatgtatgtatgtatgtatgtatgtatgtagtatgtatgtatgtatgtatgtatgtatgcatgcatgcatgcatgcatgcatgcatgcatgcatgcatgcatgcatgcatcatgcatgcatgtatgtatgtatgtatgtatgtatgtatgcatgcatgcatgcatgcacgcatgtatgtatgtatgtatgtatgtatgtatgtatgtatgtatgtatgtatgtatgtatgtatgtatgtatgtatgtatgtatgtatgtatgtatgtatgtatgtatgtatgtatgtatgtatgtatgtatgtatgtatgtatgtatgtatgtatgtatgtatgtatgtatgtatgtatgtatgtatgtatgtatgtatgtatgtatgtatgtatgtatgtatgtatgtatgtatgtatgtatgtatatatgtgtgtatgtatgtatgtgtatgtatgtatgtatatatgtatgtatccatctatctatctatctatctatctatctatctatctatctatctatctatctatctatctatctatctatctatctatctatctatctatctatctatctatctatctatctatctatctatttccTATTTGTCAATCTatgtattgtaagtttttctgtttgtttgtctgtctatttCAACTTATCAAGCTATCGTtaagtttattttcatttctctgTCTGCCTACTACTACTTTGGCTTTCTGATCGACAGTTAGGTCTGTCTCCTTTTTCGCGTGTCTGGAGTTCTGTTTTCCATATCATTGATCTTATTTGAAGATTATCGTCATCATGAAATGCCTAATAATGACAGTGTTCAGGGAATTCGTCCGGGATCTTCATATCCATAATATCTCCACAGATGTTCGAGGTCGCGGGCGTTTAATTATATGTCGATATTAATGGATTGGTCTTGACCGCACTGTAAGCAAATTTATTCTCACCGGTCTCATAAATAGTGTAAACTTGTTAATTGCTACAGGGAATTATCAATGAAGTTTTAGGCCTagtgtattttaaatattgggtGACACTTTAGCTTtaaaaatcaacaatgaaagtGATTCGCACATGGTCGCCGTGACACCTAATCATATAATTTAGCGCCTATTCACAAAGTTACTGTTACTTCTCACTGTGTTTAAATCGCTTGGATCCCTCAGATATTCAGCAGGCACGCTACGAAGACATTCAACCAACTCCTCGGACGTTTCCTTCTCGCATCCGACCAGCTTACCGAAACCGTGAGCTATCTTGTTCTGCCAGGCTACATCTGTGTTGAAATATCCTGGCGTTGACGCTGTTCCACtctaggagagagagagagagagagagagagagagagagagagagagagagagagagagagagagagagagagagagagagagagagagagagactatttgtatgtatttgtatttgctTGCGTCATATATTTGACTTGCTCAGAGTCTGTGGACATATACATATCCAACTGATAAGTTGAAGGGATAatcttcagcagactgtcgcttTAGTGGTAGTTGCATAGATCGTGGGGATGATGGCGCTGGCTAGCCGGTAACTGCTGccgacaaacagacagacagacagacagacagacagacagacagacagacatagaagAGAGATACCGAGAGAAGATACAGTTTGAGAGACAGAAGAGGGAAAGAGAGAGACAGGGATATTCAGACACACAGAGAGTGGGGGGAATGAGGACACATTGACAGACCGACATGAAAAGATAACAGAAATTGAAATAGAAATAGAACGAGACATAGTCAtcagaaagacagacacaaCGATAGACAGAAAGGCAAAGAAAGACAGAAATAGACCGAGATGACAGGAGAGGCCAACGTGAACAGGCAGACATGTGTGGAACTCAAGACGAAAGACAGAGTCTCAGAAAAAAAGCCTTAGGGAATAATGTAATGATCAATGAATGTACAGACAAGTAATGAAACAGGCATATTTTTTCAGTTACAGTTTTGCATTATTACGTGAACGAATTATGCCAATATTATACAGCTACGCATTGTCAACTTGACGTAGATCATTTACAGATCATTATGTGAATATGGAGAATCGTTAATTCTGCCAGTCATATTTATTACCCCTGATAGTTTGACGATGTTTGATAAAAAGACTACTGGGAATAAAACGTTTAATTTTAATTAACAAAACGACTCCACTGACACTCAGTACAGAGATTGTCTCGTACCCAGTAGAGGTTAcactttttctcaaaaaaaactTCTGACAAATGGTTTCATTAACCCTACCGGGTCAATGTTTTGATACGCCTACCTGTAGAATTGCTCGATGGAATAAGCCGTCTGTCAAAGGAGATAACACTAGGTGTTCGGAGCTCATTGCACCTGCACTTTCGCCAAATATCGTCACTTTGGAGGCGTCTCCACCGAAGGCTGTGGAAGAAACAAGGCAGAAAGAGAACGATCAAGTTGAAGATGATGACAGGTGTGCTCTAGCTACAGAGTATTTGAAAAGACATTTTATTTGAAGGAACATAGTCCATAAACATGGTTATTACGTACGTGCCTGGTATATCGAAGGTCGCGCTCCGCTCCGTAGGATTAAATGGTACCTCGTCGATGACGTAGTGGGTAGCATAGCCATCGTTTGACTCAAAGTGAACCAGaactattttgaaattgacaacTGTGGGATTCACACAGGAGAACATGAATGTGCATTGAAATATGAGAAAGAATAAAGAATACTGCTTCTAAAGCTTGTTTTGTGTACGAACCATTTTTACCTGTTGTCTCTTTTTCTTGTCCTGTGTTTCCTCGCTATATACCCTCAAGGCAGGaaaccatttgccctcctggcgtcgggcattTGGTAACTTGCCATCGGGCCCATAGATCCTTGTTTTGGCCGTAATATTCTGAATTCGATTGTTTGAATTTCAGCTGCCGCTCTTTTACCTGCTATGTTGTCTTGAACCCACTGCAAAGCCAAAACTTGATCGAGCAAACCATAATTACCGGTGGCGTGCTGATCACCTGTTGGAGGATAACAGATGGAATGAGGTTTTCCTATCAGCAGTGTTGCGTGAGTGTGGAAAAACTAAGAATCATAAAACCATTATGTCAACAAACAATTCGGAcgttcttgtaaatatttttgcttTCGTATGGGAAAATATCAACATCTCAATGCaattatttcagattttttaatAAGATCCCGATGATTGTGTTGACCTCAAAACATCTGTGCCTTTTCACCTTCCCTTATGTTATGTTTATTACAGACTTTAAGTGCCTCGtaagaaagaagaaaataatATGGCATTCAGATCAgtttttgtgtcttttgttTCGATTCATGTTGTCTGTTTTTTAACGCATACTGTCACGAGGATAAACCTTTACCGGCAACCTACTATGTGAGTATATTGCACCGACAAGAATTTATCTGCGGTGAGCCGTGACGAAGACAAGAGAGGAACTCATACCAGTGGATAAAAAGCCAAAGGGACCAAGTCGATAATTGATTGCCACCAAGATGACGTCACCAAGAGCAGCCAGAGCTGTTCCGTCGTAGTGTGTTCCCCCGGAGCCCATGAAGAAAGCGCCGCCATGAATCCATACCATCACCGGTAGCTTTCCAGACTGAGTGTAAGACGTTATAAAAATACGCAGAATTGTGATCATTCTTAACGTTTCGTAGAAGACTTCCCTGATCGATTCAAGTTAAAGCAGAGGTACGTTTGCAAGTGACCATTTTCTCTAATTGTGTCACATAAAGCCCTTATTGCATAACTAATTGTATTCAGGGCATTATTTCACCATATTTTATCAACCAAATCCGTCATAAAATGACCCAGAGTCCTTGTAATTAGACGCTGCGACCATAAAGGCTCATCAACAATCACCACGTTCGTCCATACTTTAGAAGCAAAAGCGAAGGCGAGGCCTGGACATTCTGATTGAAGCCCTGGATTCGTGTTAATAGAGGCATTTGTCAACGACTCAACATTCGTACATCGTTATGTGGACATGTGAGTGTCTGGGTGTTTGTTGAGGACCGGAAAATCTACCTTTGAGCACAGTGACTGTGAAATACGTCATGTCTCATTGAAACCATGCATGGACGACGGCGGTGGTGCACTGCACGGCCTGGAACAGACAACTAGATCTGAAGGATAATATGGTCTTCAAAATTgacaagaaatgaaaatatttccactGGATGTTACCCTATCGGTCATTGCGAATTGGATGATGCACATTACAACACATAACTAATTTAAAAACTCACCTCATCCTGTGGTGCATAGATGTTCAAGTATAGACAGTCTTCACTCTGTGGCTCGTCCAACGGAAAAATTGGTAAAGGGGGTTGTATACACGCCTTGCTAAGTTCCTTTGCATCGCGGAGCCCCTCCCAAGGGCCTTTGGGCTTTGGTGTTCGGAATCTAAGGTCACCAATCGGTGGCTCGGCGTAAGGTATGCCTTGAAAGACGTGCACTGTGCTTTTTACGTCGACGTCTTTGTGCGCGAACTCGACCACCCTACCAGCGACTTTACCTAATTTCAACTCTACGATCGGGTCTTCGGCGGCAATACGGCCGACTAGAGTGGCGACAAAAACAACTATTCGAACGGACGCCGGCGCCATGGCGGAAACTCACTCGACGTCTCGGAAATTAACCTGGGAACTACGAATTACTAGTGCCTGGACGCCAAGTCACCCATAGCCGTACCAATGATGTAAACTACTGCAAGTGAAAGGCTCTCACAAACAAATGACATAAACCTAGTAAAGGAGTCGTTCTTGTGCTGCCATAATTGGTACCACACATGCGCAAAATCGCAAATTTAAG contains the following coding sequences:
- the LOC139129252 gene encoding acetylcholinesterase-like, with the protein product MAPASVRIVVFVATLVGRIAAEDPIVELKLGKVAGRVVEFAHKDVDVKSTVHVFQGIPYAEPPIGDLRFRTPKPKGPWEGLRDAKELSKACIQPPLPIFPLDEPQSEDCLYLNIYAPQDESGKLPVMVWIHGGAFFMGSGGTHYDGTALAALGDVILVAINYRLGPFGFLSTGDQHATGNYGLLDQVLALQWVQDNIAAFGGDASKVTIFGESAGAMSSEHLVLSPLTDGLFHRAILQSGTASTPGYFNTDVAWQNKIAHGFGKLVGCEKETSEELVECLRSVPAEYLRDPSDLNTGQLASITGFGQDLDSIPFPVVIDGKFVSASPVDILMVGTLADEGRVLISMAMPDLGNDTHVFLNRNLYEALYPAMIGRHKKSNPAVVDAVKFMYVDWEEADSDQTDYLEALSQIVGDMTFVCPADLSARAHSEAGSNVYLYHMTHTPAKSMFRVKWLKATHGEDISFVFGWHFNSAVNWTMPEDDAKLSLQVIKYWTNFAKTGNPNLSDGDAQLTEDEKQTDWPLFKVPGLEYKDLSLKMETKRALKAKECAFWNDFIQS